A genomic window from Candidatus Omnitrophota bacterium includes:
- a CDS encoding O-antigen ligase family protein has product MSADRQRLYTACDKVIEYMLYTLVFFIPTSKSVVEVFATLSVMIWLYKNGLKAWEWTLEKIKSFVPPASTYDVLKILVPVGILAVLLVYSSIMISLAVISHHFDIEGDLFVTGVFLPITLFAIFLNILFFIIALAVARSNHGFSLKASTLSFMAVSLITSAFTSQRLGMSAEAFLFKTMEYLLIFLIMADVINTPRRVFNLVSSFLIAAFFSGIDGIYQRLTGYDLFRKFPMFADMKITAAFKAPNDFGTYVATMLPLPLALIAFSVMNWKKKFGLLVISLVLAACLLLTFARGAWMGFVVGFLFLLIFIGWKRLVAALVIVALLVSLTALIAPPDIKAQLGSLSKLGSDLSSMDRFLIWKTGWKMFLDRPLFGHGLNTFMSVFEKYKPASYEWIVYAHNCFLQIAAETGIIGLLVFLWFCVSVSIRGISKFTGTSDKFLKAAAIGAVACIITTLVNSFFDTNLYSLPLAVLFWSMCGLAVARVRPE; this is encoded by the coding sequence ATGAGTGCCGACAGGCAAAGACTCTATACGGCCTGCGACAAGGTCATCGAGTATATGCTTTATACCCTCGTCTTCTTCATTCCCACCTCTAAGAGCGTGGTCGAGGTCTTTGCCACATTGTCGGTAATGATCTGGCTTTATAAAAACGGCCTCAAAGCATGGGAATGGACGCTCGAGAAGATAAAATCATTTGTTCCCCCCGCATCGACTTACGATGTATTAAAGATCCTCGTTCCTGTGGGTATCCTGGCGGTACTCCTCGTCTATTCATCGATCATGATCTCCCTGGCGGTCATCTCTCACCATTTTGATATTGAAGGAGACCTGTTCGTGACAGGGGTGTTCCTCCCAATAACCCTATTTGCCATATTCCTGAATATACTTTTTTTTATAATAGCCCTGGCGGTCGCAAGGTCAAATCATGGGTTTAGCCTTAAGGCATCAACCTTATCCTTTATGGCCGTAAGCCTGATAACCTCTGCCTTCACAAGCCAGCGGTTGGGGATGAGCGCCGAGGCGTTCCTCTTCAAGACCATGGAATATCTTCTGATATTCCTGATAATGGCGGATGTAATTAACACGCCGAGGCGGGTCTTTAATCTTGTCTCTTCTTTTTTGATCGCCGCCTTTTTTTCCGGAATAGACGGCATATACCAGAGATTGACCGGCTATGACCTTTTCCGGAAGTTCCCCATGTTCGCTGACATGAAAATAACCGCGGCGTTCAAAGCCCCGAACGATTTCGGCACTTATGTAGCGACAATGTTGCCTTTGCCGCTTGCGCTCATTGCCTTTAGCGTGATGAATTGGAAGAAGAAGTTCGGGCTTTTAGTGATATCCCTGGTCCTTGCGGCCTGTTTGCTGCTTACTTTCGCGAGAGGGGCATGGATGGGATTCGTTGTCGGGTTTTTATTTCTTCTTATCTTTATCGGCTGGAAACGTCTCGTTGCCGCGCTCGTAATAGTAGCTTTACTGGTCTCATTAACTGCGTTGATCGCGCCTCCGGATATCAAGGCCCAGTTGGGCTCCTTATCTAAATTAGGGAGCGACCTCTCTTCGATGGACAGATTTTTGATATGGAAGACGGGCTGGAAGATGTTTTTAGACAGGCCTTTATTCGGCCATGGGTTAAATACGTTCATGAGCGTATTCGAGAAATATAAACCCGCTAGTTACGAATGGATCGTTTATGCCCATAATTGTTTCCTCCAGATAGCCGCCGAGACAGGGATAATAGGCCTCCTGGTCTTTTTGTGGTTCTGCGTGAGTGTTTCAATCCGGGGGATCTCAAAATTTACCGGTACTTCCGATAAATTTTTGAAAGCCGCCGCAATAGGCGCGGTTGCATGTATAATAACCACCCTCGTTAATAGTTTCTTCGACACCAACCTCTATTCCCTCCCGCTGGCGGTCCTTTTTTGGTCGATGTGCGGACTCGCGGTTGCAAGGGTTCGGCCTGAGTAG